ATTGTGCAAGGTTTGAAAAATTTGCATCGAGCCTTTGCTCCAATCGCCATGTTCGCCAATGATGATAGTGGGATTCACCGCAACGGCATTCAACCCTTCACCCACGGCCCGCCACACTTCCAGTTCGCCCAAGTATTTGCTTTTGCCGTATTCGCTGTTGCTGGTGTCTTCCGTCCAGTGCATGCTTTCATTAATCACGGCATCTTTTCGAATGCGGCCCAATGCAGCCACACTGCTTACGTGCACCAATTTATGTACACCAGCTTCCAGGCAAGCATTTACCACGTTGGCCGTTCCTTCCACATTCATTTTGTGCAGCAGCATTTTGTCTTCTGGCTTAAAGCTCACAAAACCTGCTACATGATACACCTGCGCTACCCCTTGCATGGCTTCTTCCAAACCAATAACATCCAGTATATCGCACTGTATCCAGTTGGCTTTGTCCTTTACCACATCGGGTATCTGATTTCTGTACAATGCTTTTACAGCAATGCCTTTGCGATGCAACGCCAAAATAAGATGTGTACCCAACAGGCCGGTACCGCCGGTAACTAAAACCATGCTGCAATATTAAAGAAGGAAAGATGATGTTTGAGGTTAGTAAGTTGGGAGGTTGGTAAGACTGGATAATTGAAACTCAATCTTAGGAATATTTAGTTGTAAAAGGTTCTACTCGAAAAAGGGCCAAATGCTGAGTGATTTGAGAAACGAAACACTTACTCCATAATTCGTGTCATTCGTGAATATTAGAATCCATTCGTGTTTCAATAAGTATAAAATCCCTTGCCCGTTTTGCGGCCCAGTTCGCCGGCATCCACTTTTGCTTTTTGCATGGCAGCAGGCGTCAACCTTTCGGGTTTACCCAAAGCTTCCCACACTATTTCGCTGACGCTGTAGTTGATGTCGAGACCGATGAGATCCATGAGTTTGAAAGGGCCCATTTTAAAGCCGGTGGCTTCCATCACTGCATCTACCTGTTCCATGCTGGCGGCGCCGCTCTCTACAAGCCGCATGGCTTCCAAATAGTAAGGCCGTGCTATATGATTAACAATGAAACCCGGCGCATCATTGCAATGCACGGGCACTTTGCCCATGGTTTTGGCTAAGGTATACAACGCATCTACCACATGCTGTGCGGTTTGTTTTCCTTTCACCACTTCCACCAACTTCATGTGGGTAGCAGGGTTGAAAAAATGCATGCCGGCAAAACGTTCGGGATGAACAACCTGCTCTTGCAATTCAGATATCGAAAGCGAAGAAGTGTTGCTGGCAAAAATGCATAGCGAATTGTTCACGGTAGCCAGCTGCTGAAACAGCGCCAGTTTAATAGCTCGTTTTTCTACAATGGCTTCAATCACCACATCGGCTTTACAATCGGCGATGTTGTTGGTAAACAGCAAGCGGTCTTGTACTGCTTGTGCTGCTTCTGTTGTGAGCTTCTGTTTGACTACCAGTTGTTGCAAACTTGCCGCAATGGCAGCCTTACTTTTGTCGAGCATGCTGGTTTGTACATCGTACTGTATGGTACGAAAACCTGCCTGCGCTTGCTACCTGTGCAATGCCACTACCCATGGTACCGGCTCCGCAAATGCAAATCGTTTGTATCTGTGATGTGGGCATTTCTTTCCTTTAAAAATTATACCAATCCATAACTGGTTCCTTTGCCTACCCCGTATGAGTGTAAGTATTGTTGGGCAACCAATGCCGCCAGATGTTTTTTAATAGTTGATCTGTTTGCCTCGGGCAATAAATTGTTGATCTCTCCAATGGTAATTCTGCCACGGTTTTTTGCCAATTCTAATATTTGCAATGAAAGTGCCGGCAGCTTAGCCATTAGCATTTGTTCTTGTTCAATTTTATTCAACAAGTTTTGCTGCTGTAAACGTAAAGCCCGCAAAAAAACAATATCCAAGGTTGCCAATTTGGAGAGGCTGATGTGATATTATTTTGTGTTTGCCGGAGTGCTACATAGTATGCTTGCTTTTGTTGCTCAATTACGGCTTCAAGTGAGCTGTAAGGCGTATACAGATAACCCGATTGTAACAGCAGCAAGTTGGTGAGTATTCTGCTCAATCTTCCGTTGCCATCCTGAAACGGATGAATAGCCAAAAACTCTACTGTAAAAATAGCATTGACCAGAACAGGATGTAGCAACTGTTTACTCAATAGCTCATTGCTCAACTGTATAAGTTGTTGCATTCGCGGTGCTGTATCAAAAGGACCAGCGGTTTCAAAAACGATACCTATGCTTTTACCAGTTGCATCAAATGCTTCTACATGATTGGGTAATTGTTTGTAATTGCCGCGGTGCCATTCATCCTTTGTGCTATACCTGAGCAAATCGCGGTGCAAGTGCTTTATCAGGCTTTCGGACAAATCCATATGTTGATAGTGTTCAAAAATGGTTTGCATCACACCGCTATAGCCAGCTACTTCTTGCTCATCTCTGCTATCAAACTGTTGAATTTGTATGTTCAGCAACAAACGCTCCACTTCTGCATCACTCAGTTTACTTCCTTCTATACGGGTACTACTG
The Phnomibacter ginsenosidimutans genome window above contains:
- a CDS encoding Fic family protein, producing the protein MLNINSLHITPELLALIAAIDEFKGAWKAIGRLAPEKLQRMQKVATIESIGSSTRIEGSKLSDAEVERLLLNIQIQQFDSRDEQEVAGYSGVMQTIFEHYQHMDLSESLIKHLHRDLLRYSTKDEWHRGNYKQLPNHVEAFDATGKSIGIVFETAGPFDTAPRMQQLIQLSNELLSKQLLHPVLVNAIFTVEFLAIHPFQDGNGRLSRILTNLLLLQSGYLYTPYSSLEAVIEQQKQAYYVALRQTQNNITSASPNWQPWILFFCGLYVYSSKTC
- a CDS encoding NAD-dependent epimerase/dehydratase family protein, which gives rise to MVLVTGGTGLLGTHLILALHRKGIAVKALYRNQIPDVVKDKANWIQCDILDVIGLEEAMQGVAQVYHVAGFVSFKPEDKMLLHKMNVEGTANVVNACLEAGVHKLVHVSSVAALGRIRKDAVINESMHWTEDTSNSEYGKSKYLGELEVWRAVGEGLNAVAVNPTIIIGEHGDWSKGSMQIFQTLHNGFPYYSMGQTGFVDADDVATAMIQLMDSDISGQRFIISAENLCYRDFFYMIADAFGKPRPTQMITPFKAAIAWRLYKIKGWLTGKSPLVTKETAATSLAVSNFDNSKLLKALPDFRYGKIDAAVQRICKHLSGGR
- a CDS encoding 3-hydroxyacyl-CoA dehydrogenase family protein: MLDKSKAAIAASLQQLVVKQKLTTEAAQAVQDRLLFTNNIADCKADVVIEAIVEKRAIKLALFQQLATVNNSLCIFASNTSSLSISELQEQVVHPERFAGMHFFNPATHMKLVEVVKGKQTAQHVVDALYTLAKTMGKVPVHCNDAPGFIVNHIARPYYLEAMRLVESGAASMEQVDAVMEATGFKMGPFKLMDLIGLDINYSVSEIVWEALGKPERLTPAAMQKAKVDAGELGRKTGKGFYTY